Within Deinococcus actinosclerus, the genomic segment CGGGCCACGCCGGTCTGGAGGTCGAGGTCCTGGGCGCGGGTGGCACTCAGTTGCGGGGCCTGGGCGGACGCGTCCTGGCCGTCGAAGCGTTGCAGGCGGCGGAACGGCGTGCCGGCGATGGTGGGCGCCATGGCGTTGTTGTTCGGGTCGCCGTCCGTGTCGTTCAGGGCGACGGGCAGCAGCACGAGGTTCGTGATGGGTGCGCCCGTCGGGTTGGTGACCAGGAACGTGGTGTTCACGTGCCGGACGTCCTGGGTGCCGCGCCGGCTGATGAACGTGACGGCGCTGACGGCCTGGGCACTGAGTTGCACGTCACCCGGCGTGGCCTCCAGCCGCTGCGCGGTCAGCCGAGTGGGGCGCAGGGAGTGCAGGGTCGCCTGCGCGCCCTGCGGGCCGCCCACCCGGATGTCGAGGGCGTAGACCTGACCGCTGGACGCGGCGGGCCGGGTGGGCGGGGTGGAGGTCGGCGCAGAGCAGCCGAGGAGCAGCAGGGTCAGGGCCGGGATCAGGGACGCGCGCTTGAACATGGGGAACCTCGGGTGAAGGGGAACTGGAGGTTCAGCGTAGCGGACGGCAGCGGGCAGCTCTGCCTCACCTGCGTGCGAGCCGGCGCCCTGAGGCCGCTCCGGGGTGGTCGGGCAGCTCTATTGCTGATCGACGCCCTGACGGACGCCGCTCATGAGCGCCTCGTCGTACAGGCCGGCGTAGTGGTCCCCAAGATTGACGAGGAACTGCATCTCCTCCTTGGTGGTGCGCGCGCTCAGGCGCGTCTCAAAACTCAGCAGGAGCGCGCCGTAAGCGAGCGAGGCGGCGCCCGCGATAGCCAGGATGACCGGCAGCGGCCCGGCCTGGGCGCCGAGCAGGGCGCTGCCGCCGATCAGGATGCTGGTCAGGACGAGCAGCGCCACGGCGAGGTACAGGGACGTCATGGCCCGCACGATGATGCGGCTGCGCCGCGCCAGCCGGGGCAACTGCTTGACGATCATGCGTTTCTCGTCCCTCGCCAGCGGTTCGGCGCGGCCGTCCTCGGTCACGAGCACCTTGAAACGCGCCGTGAGCTGCCGCACCCGGTCGGTCACGCGGCCCAGGCGGCTGCTGGTGCTCATGAGCAGGGTGCCCGCGCCGCTGATCAGCACGGCCGGGGTGATCATGGCGGTCAGGACCTGCAAGCTCGCGTCGGCCATGCCCTGAAGGTACGCTAAAACCCCACTGGGACGTCTTCGATAAATCTGCACATTCCCTGCAAAGACCCTGCACGCACGCCGGTCATCCTTTGACCCAGGAGAAGGGCAGCGGCCAGCAGAGGCCGCACCCGGACCGCAAAGGAGACCCACCATGAAAAAGATGCTGCTGACCGTCGCCGCTGCCCTGAGCCTCGCCACCACCGCCTTCGCGGCCACCCCCGCCACCGTGTACGCCACGGACGGGAACGGCAACCAGTTCGATGGCCTGTACACCGAATCGAGTTGGATGGCCGTCGAGGTGCCGCTCGCAGACCTGGGAGGCCGCGTGCCGAGCGACCTGAGCATCGCCGTGAGTGGCCTGCCGGAAGGGACGTACGTGACGCTCGACAGCGTGAGCACCCAGGGCAGCTACGCGCTGCTGCACGTCTCGGTGACCCGCGACAGCACCGCCAGCAACGTGAACAGCCTCGCGCAGATCGCCGTGAACTCGGGCAGCGCGACGCTGACCACAGTGCAGCTGCCGGTGTACGGCGCAGCCTACAGCGAGTGACCTCCCACTGGCCTGCCAGGGGAACGCCCATCTCTTCGGAGGTGGGCGCTTTTTCATGCGGGCCTCTGATGCTCTAGGCTGCAGGGCATGTGGGAGTCACGGCGGGCGGCGGCAGTTCCGGGGAGCGTGTTCGCGCTGATGGACGCCGCGAAGGGGCGGGCGCGGGCGGCGGGGCTGGGCGTCGTGGACCTGAGTATCGGGAGCAGTGATCTGCCGCCGCCGGACGCGGTGCTGGAGGTGCTGCGCGGCGCGACCCGCGATCCGGGCACGTACCGGTACCCGCTGTTCAGCGACACGGCTCCGCTGCGTGAGGCGGCGGCGGCTTATCTGGCGCGGCGGTTCGGGATGCGGGTGGACCCGGAGCGGGAGGTGCTGCCGCTGATCGGCGCGCAGGAGGGGCTGGCGCACCTGCTGCTGGCCGTGACCGATCCGGGAGACACCCTGCTGCTACCGGATCCGTGCTACCCGCCTTACCTGGGCGCGGCGGCGGTGGCGGGCCTGAATGTGGTCACGCTCCCCCTGCGGCCCGAGGCGGGCTTCCTGCCGGACCTGGACGCCGTGCCGCAGGGCGTGCAGCCGCGCGTGCTGCTGCTGAACTACCCGAACAATCCGACGTCGGCGGTGGCGGACGCGGCCTTCTTCCGGCGGGCGGCGGCGTGGTGCCGGGCGCGGGGGACGCTGCTCGTGCATGACCATCCGTACGCGGAACTGACCTTCGGAGCGTACCGCGCGCCGAGTGCGCTGGAAGCCGGGCTGGACGGCGCACTGGACGGGGTGGTGGAGCTGCACTCGCTGAGCAAGACGCACCACATGGGCGGTTTCCGGGTGGGGTTCGCGGCCGGGGACGCCGGGGTCATGGCGGCGCTGGCGCGGGTGAAGGGCGCAGTGGATTTCCACCCGTACCTGGGTATCCAGCGGGCGGCGGCGCACGCGCTGGGGCTGCCGGACGGGGTGGGCCAGGCGGGCGCGGCGGTGTTCGAGGCCCGCCGTGACGCGCTCGTGCCCGCGCTGCGGGCGCTGGGCTGGGAGGTGGCGCTGCCTGAGGCGAGCATGTATGCGTGGGCGCGCGTGCCGGGGCTGACCGACAGTGTAGCGTTCGCGGTGCGCGCCGCCGAGACGACCGGGGTCGCGGTGAGTCCTGGCGCGGCGTTCGGGGCTGGCGGGGAGGGGTTTGTACGCTTTGCCCTCGTGCAGCCGCCGGAGGTGCTGCGCGAGGCCGCGCGGCGGCTGGGCACGGTCTCGGTCGACTAGCTCAGACGGAAGGGGGGGCGCCGCGCGGCTGCGCGGCGCCCCCCCTTCTGCGGCGTTTACTTGTCGAACTTGTCGTATCCGGCGGCGCTGCGGCGCTGGGCGCCACGGGCGTAGTCCATCTGCATCTCGACGGTCTCGTGCTTGCCTTCGGTGAAGGTGCTGTCGTGGATCCAGTAGTTGAGCCGGTCGTCGCCCAGCTGGACCCACAGCTTGTGCTCGTCTTCGGGGTCACGCCAGAAGGCGACGTGCTCGAAGGCGTTGAGCTGCGCCCAGGCCTTGATGTCCGACAGGACGCGCGCGGCCTTGGGATGGGTCATCTGGAATTCCTGACCGTCGGCTTCGTTGCGGAACTTGATCTCGACCATGATGCGTTCAGCGTAACAGACCCCGGGTGAACTGCGTACAGAGTTCCGCGAACGGCCCTTCATGTGTGCGGGACAGCATGGAAGCGGTACCGGTCCGGTGGGGACCGCAGCCCGGTCACGCTAGGGTGGGGGCGATGACGGACGTGTTGAAGGTCACCACGCTGAACGTGAACGGGCTGCGCAGCGCGCTGCGCAAGGGCCTGCGCGACTGGGCGGCGCGCGAACGCCCGGACGTGCTGCTGCTGCAGGAGGTGCGCGCCGATCCGATGCCGGGCGCGCTGGCGGATCTGGGCTACGACAGCGCGTGGTTCCCGGCGCAGAAGGCGGGGTACAGCGGCGTGGCGATCCTGTCGCGCCGGCCCCTGACGGACGTCCGCGCGGGCATGCCCCACGCCGAGATGGACGCCGAGGGCCGCGTGCTGAGCGCCGTGGTCGGCGGCGTGCGTTTCGTGAGCGTGTACCTCCCGAGCGGCAGCAGCGGCCCGGAGCGGCAGGGGTTCAAGGACCGTGTGCTGCTGGACTTCCAGGCCTGGACGGACGCCCTGCTCGCCGAGGGTCGGCCCGTGGTGATTGGTGGGGACTACAACGTCGCGCACCAGCCGATCGACCTGAAGAACTGGCGCTCGAATCAGAAGAACAGCGGTTTCCTGCCCCATGAGCGCGAGTGGATGACCGCGCACCTCGCCGCCGGCCTGACGGACACGCACCGCGCCTGCCTGGGCGACGCGGCGGAGTACACGTGGTGGAGCAACCGCGCGAACGCCTACGCCAACAACGTGGGCTGGCGCATCGATTATCTCCTCGCTTCGGGCGTGACCGTGCGGGAGGTCCGGGTGGACCGCGACGCGCGGCTGAGCGATCACGCGCCGCTCAGCGGCGTGATCTGGCAGGGCAAGCCGCTGAGGGAAGCGTAAAGTCCGCGTCAGATGAGGCCCGGGGGCCCGTGATATGCTGGGCGGGCTGCCGGGTTCAGGACAGCGCCCAACCCACGGCACGGTTCTGCATCTGAACCTGAGGTGAGGGGGCGCAACCCGAGGAAGCGATTACCTGTTCCCGTGGGCGGGTTGCGCGCACCAGCGCCAAAAGCCTGAGAAGCGCGTCTCACACGAGTTTACCCCCACGGGCGCGTCCTGAGTGACCAGGAACGTACATGCCGAAAACGAAGAAGACGGAAGCGGTGCCGGTCACCGAGAGGAACGGCACCGACATCACCAAGACCACCCCATCCAAGCGCGGCGCGAAGACAGCAGCCGCCCAGACTGAACCGAAGGCAACCCGCGCGGCGAAGAGCACCGCTAGCAAAGCCGCTGCCAAGGCCCCCGCGCCCCGCGCCAAGAAAACTTCGGCGGCCGCACCCCAGCCGGTGACTGAACCGGCCACATCTGCCGAGGTCGTGCACGAGGCCGCAGCGATGCCGCCCGTGCCCGCCCCTGCAAAGCGCGGCGGGCGCAAGGCGGCCGCACAGCCCACCCCGATGCCGGCCGAGGCAGCCCCTGAAGAGCCAACCACTGAAGCGGTGGCCGCCGAGGTCGAGCCGATCAGCCCGATACCCACCCCCACCGAGCCGACGCCCGCGAAGGCCCGCCGGGGTCGTCCGGCCAGAGCGAAGCCTGCGGCCGAACCGGCCGTGGCGCAGGCCGTCCAGCCGGTCGAGGCTCCACAGTCGGAGCAGCCCAGGACCGGCCGCGGCAAGACCGGCCGCCGGACCACCCCGGTGGTGCCGGAGGCTGAAGCGGCCACTCCGTCGACCGAGATGGATGCCGCTCCCGCCGCACCGGTAGAGGAGGTGGCAGTGGCCGCACCGGTCGCCACGGCGGGCCGGAAGACCGGGCGTGGGCGCCGTCAGGCGGCACCCGTGACTGAGCGGGAGCCGGACATCCAGGCGGCCTCGCCAACCGAGGCGGAGGGACAGGTGCCCGCCGCGGAGCCTCAGCCGGAAGCGGCCGCACCGGCCGTGACCCCTGCGCGCCGGGGCCGCAAGCCCAGGGCCGCGCCCGTACAGGACCCCCCGGTCAGCGAACCGCAGGTCGTGGCGCAGGCCCAGCCCGAAGCGGCTCCCGTGGACGCCGATCCGGTGATCCTGGAGGTGCCCCGCAAGCGTGGCGGCCGCCGCAAGAGCACACTGCCGAGCGCGCCGCTGGAGGACGTGCTGACGGGCGTGGAAGCCGTCACGAGCGAGCCTCAACCGGCAGCCGAGGTTGTCGAGACTGAGCCTGTCACCGCCGAACCCCTGGTCACCGAGGCACCTGCGGTCGAGACGAAGGGGCGCCGGGGCCGCAAGAAGAAGCCGGAGGCGACGCCCGCACCCACGCCGGTGGCCGCTGATGAGCCCACGCCCGCCGTGGATCAGGCCACGGAGTCCGTCGAGGAGCCAGAGGCCGGGGAGCCGCTGCCGGGCCTGGATCCGCTGCGGGATCTGGTGGTGGCGCAGCTGCGTAAGCTGGGCCGCCCGGTGCACGTGCGGGATCTGGAGCGCACCTTCACGCGGCAGACCATGAACCGCCTGGGCGGCTGGCGCGAGCTGACGGACCTGCTCGACACGCTGGTCGAGGACGGGCAGGTCATCCGCACCCGCAAGAAGACGTACGGACTGCCCGAGGCGATGAGCCTCATCCGTGGGCGCTTCCAGGCGTCGGCGGCGGGCTTCGGCTTCGTGATTCCCGACAGCGGCGGCGAGGACTACTACGTCCCGGCCGAGCAGACGCTGGAGGCCTGGAACGGCGACATCGTCCTCGTGCGTCAGGAGGGCCGTGGGGACAGCCGGGATGACCGCGGCCGGGGCGGGTCGCGCCGCGGGCAGCGGGGCGACGGCAATCCCCGCGCCAGCGTGGTGCGGATCGTGCAGCGCGCCTACCGCCAGCTGGTGGGGACGCTGGAATTCCATCACGGACACCCGATCCTGAAGCCGGACGATCACCGCGCGCGGCACCGCATCCTGCTGCTGCCCGAGGGTCTGGACGGCCTGGAGGCCGGGGCGCGCGTCGTGACCGAACTGTTCTGGCCCGAGCATACGGGCGAGGACGAGGTGTTCGGGCAGGTGTCGCGCGTGCTGGGCGACCAGGATGATCCGGTCACCGAGACGGAGGCCGTGATCGTGAAGTTCGGCCTGCGTGGCGACTTCCCCGAGGACGTGCTGGAGCAGGCGAACGCGATTCCCACCCGGATTCCCGAGGAGGCCCTGAAGGGCCGCCTGGACCTGCGGGACTTCAACATCTTCACGGTGGACGGCCGG encodes:
- a CDS encoding exodeoxyribonuclease III — encoded protein: MTDVLKVTTLNVNGLRSALRKGLRDWAARERPDVLLLQEVRADPMPGALADLGYDSAWFPAQKAGYSGVAILSRRPLTDVRAGMPHAEMDAEGRVLSAVVGGVRFVSVYLPSGSSGPERQGFKDRVLLDFQAWTDALLAEGRPVVIGGDYNVAHQPIDLKNWRSNQKNSGFLPHEREWMTAHLAAGLTDTHRACLGDAAEYTWWSNRANAYANNVGWRIDYLLASGVTVREVRVDRDARLSDHAPLSGVIWQGKPLREA
- a CDS encoding DUF2721 domain-containing protein: MADASLQVLTAMITPAVLISGAGTLLMSTSSRLGRVTDRVRQLTARFKVLVTEDGRAEPLARDEKRMIVKQLPRLARRSRIIVRAMTSLYLAVALLVLTSILIGGSALLGAQAGPLPVILAIAGAASLAYGALLLSFETRLSARTTKEEMQFLVNLGDHYAGLYDEALMSGVRQGVDQQ
- the rnr gene encoding ribonuclease R; the protein is MPKTKKTEAVPVTERNGTDITKTTPSKRGAKTAAAQTEPKATRAAKSTASKAAAKAPAPRAKKTSAAAPQPVTEPATSAEVVHEAAAMPPVPAPAKRGGRKAAAQPTPMPAEAAPEEPTTEAVAAEVEPISPIPTPTEPTPAKARRGRPARAKPAAEPAVAQAVQPVEAPQSEQPRTGRGKTGRRTTPVVPEAEAATPSTEMDAAPAAPVEEVAVAAPVATAGRKTGRGRRQAAPVTEREPDIQAASPTEAEGQVPAAEPQPEAAAPAVTPARRGRKPRAAPVQDPPVSEPQVVAQAQPEAAPVDADPVILEVPRKRGGRRKSTLPSAPLEDVLTGVEAVTSEPQPAAEVVETEPVTAEPLVTEAPAVETKGRRGRKKKPEATPAPTPVAADEPTPAVDQATESVEEPEAGEPLPGLDPLRDLVVAQLRKLGRPVHVRDLERTFTRQTMNRLGGWRELTDLLDTLVEDGQVIRTRKKTYGLPEAMSLIRGRFQASAAGFGFVIPDSGGEDYYVPAEQTLEAWNGDIVLVRQEGRGDSRDDRGRGGSRRGQRGDGNPRASVVRIVQRAYRQLVGTLEFHHGHPILKPDDHRARHRILLLPEGLDGLEAGARVVTELFWPEHTGEDEVFGQVSRVLGDQDDPVTETEAVIVKFGLRGDFPEDVLEQANAIPTRIPEEALKGRLDLRDFNIFTVDGRDAKDFDDAIHIQPTPEGTFVVGVHIADVSHYVQEGSPLDEEAYARATSVYLPGRVLPMLPEHLSNGVCSLVPYEDRLTMTALVELSAEGEILKVQLAPSVINSKARLTYDEVQAYSEATATLPEHARHLEGDLHLLLKITTKLRQKRLREGSLDFKLREVKVDVGPDGRMELIPIREETARGMIEDLMLLANKVVAHELIQREIPALFRIHEEPTLQRFQDVTNAIGRLGLAFPGGEPTPQAYQAVLKQVRGTPRESVVNTLLLRSMQQAKYAGENLGHFGLAFGEYLHFTSPIRRYPDLLVHRVLRGMLSGELKAGGRAVAQLQARLPGMGEHTSERERAATEAERDLTKYYQAKWAQEHLGESFPGTVSGVVASGLFVALDNGVEGKLHISHLDDDYYVFIEDAQILRGRSRGRSYRLGDSLHVTIQAVNPLARQTDFTLADPTDPDYRPGDLHQETDMDSPVKPRARRREDREQEKREKLQSLPVSEPKKFTLEDPSNRPTLSPSAGGRTGRGRGQGQAPREGRSEGRGEARERGQGRTFGGVSMGRSRRVITLERPRNEHLRPVNITVQRMYFGDWTLENMPPEDGQGGGRGGRPPVRERSGGERGRGFTRGGNDRGAVQRVNGRQQGQTGQGRQREAAAQVQAPQPAPAAAQDAAGDDAKRRRRRRGRRGGGSTTSQS
- a CDS encoding aminotransferase class I/II-fold pyridoxal phosphate-dependent enzyme, with the translated sequence MWESRRAAAVPGSVFALMDAAKGRARAAGLGVVDLSIGSSDLPPPDAVLEVLRGATRDPGTYRYPLFSDTAPLREAAAAYLARRFGMRVDPEREVLPLIGAQEGLAHLLLAVTDPGDTLLLPDPCYPPYLGAAAVAGLNVVTLPLRPEAGFLPDLDAVPQGVQPRVLLLNYPNNPTSAVADAAFFRRAAAWCRARGTLLVHDHPYAELTFGAYRAPSALEAGLDGALDGVVELHSLSKTHHMGGFRVGFAAGDAGVMAALARVKGAVDFHPYLGIQRAAAHALGLPDGVGQAGAAVFEARRDALVPALRALGWEVALPEASMYAWARVPGLTDSVAFAVRAAETTGVAVSPGAAFGAGGEGFVRFALVQPPEVLREAARRLGTVSVD